Proteins found in one Amphiprion ocellaris isolate individual 3 ecotype Okinawa chromosome 22, ASM2253959v1, whole genome shotgun sequence genomic segment:
- the jcada gene encoding uncharacterized protein jcada — translation MYSVEDLLISHGYKLPKHTTSSTPTPAPASSSHQPPSSSPPSYSRHHEILENRPGPRTVNGYERGPLVPYGNGGGTRQPQVYDGSCPNNNNELRDRSQPRREGEGRSQTDTHSLGESLTSDSGFCDGSRGPQSQSKDVSYWRRRGQDFTVLLDYADFRDPHGGGQGGYSRPEGPQQARGQELSAEERQRAAQERQRWAAQAQAQAQAQAQVQAQARSREREVALHQWRMASERKCQSLGTDEWRPAVSFARQLSQSEGERWAQEQQRLHARTPEGMVVHPRTKAKSQSLPRMLQPESLQFVDISSSGQELYRRVNGHPLSHYDLYRAPRWPENGRPASANQLSMTPKPRFTRPPRPPSYEMHQQIRGSCEVLSGRDSAISQARDRTPLPISRTGDPQLDYLSQDSGPPGYIPPPSYKRAPIMGGGRRGYGDFAVDYRYRGDVYQQIQVAPDGSHWFTRHPVGSWPDPQRERSMSSQKQLYPVYTTQDHPGGGVQYIPFDDPRIRHISSALGGNSLTDADKIRHIRNELPSVTVSEPAPDDSAFLPPPLGPFIAAKLADDANPRSSSDFDNDNNRWHSDLHKETVDNFPAPDQNCNNRYPKNQRPPLSPSSAFQVPLSRTSSRQGSNADQVFGETITQVKKIAPDLGAENNRNTKRRVSETIFCLVSVPVHTPSNINKDLSADQNNNETIPSLTVTATDTFAVGLRECPNIRSKSVNEMPIRSHYSHFHTSSTSSMRNYKRAPLRKEIIDAWALQASEDKELCYAGSWPGNQYRNQETQTGSPLTVVKSPEPQSPPGGQEPVQSASIATTDSGVGTDSNSLYGYPMTGQKNLHPSSNSAFSRLSLSPTQPSSLPLAQQDPSSPSKRHNQGSQQPSSPRKNNCSPPESAEQVVFGQFLLKPANRRPCDAIGELESINKEMEDTISKRPNVAQCTDELDGVNKRLAWFKSGAHFTAGPEPGREAISLPPLHIEKPSNIKVRSKSLASTAELDSMDMRSAFSRPQANNIPPTNELSIPPNTGPRDSCLLSSAPPHSESNQLYRQDIPVPQESLMKDVGLTVYTETPGAPGEPMQRSLSVPSPLDHKDLSHLLQLSWENRIALAKNSGSPEHNSNNDPKAEVNVEKTAKSDNVPPFRGEVNLSICRTRSESSSSPQRDSSPRITKLSREVSFMFENDDGDERYAISEPLTYKNESTIADKHLENLLIQEKANALPTEDLSNLYEVKCAKGIPENESIEQRAARILGIDVPVEALGVTDKQSDDSQDDEDTTVAEKQQSPNEEMQQVMGKCENVKDESLIVQGADIEEVRETELSIDQEEQEDHDRQKHSNDHNDGEDSQGQETQTVLDLPEFPPSKLTLSLPVTPDEKLALSICSGEKKGRGGACKLIETLQDKLNSSAASSASLGRSTTDRLARLKELHSVSRIRRLSLKGPESEEEADSQERDEDTEETENQEETKEEVVEQQRETEEKEVEEEESKEKQNPNEHENAHESHDKLGDFEEDCKPKEENEEVCKAEQRERDEIEEINVEIALKVDNEGSKEADAELKMEVSEEEVELKIVEDQKDEPVEMVKDDKHAAEASRADKRQNAGRGKLPKPKQRTKLQKPPLLPKPRSVPKREITLPVSFSTGTCGPANMEDEEMPSASDSYDPSRVERV, via the exons ATGTACAGCGTGGAGGACCTCCTCATCTCTCATGGATATAAACTGCCTAAGCATACCACCTCCTCCACTCCTACGCCAGCCCCTGCATCCTCGTCCCACCAGCCTCCCTCATCCTCACCGCCATCCTACAGCAGACACCATGAAATACTCGAGAACAGGCCCGGCCCCAGGACAGTGAATGGCTATGAAAGAGGCCCTCTGGTGCCCTATGGGAACGGAGGTGGAACTAGGCAGCCCCAGGTGTATGATGGCAGCTgtcccaacaacaacaacgaacTCAGGGACAGGAGCCAGCCAAGACGGGAGGGGGAGGGCCGGAGCCAAACTGACACCCACTCCTTGGGAGAATCTCTGACCTCAGACAGTGG GTTTTGCGATGGCTCCAGAGGTCCTCAGTCACAGTCCAAGGATGTGTCCTACTGGAGAAGGAGAGGTCAGGACTTCACAGTGCTGCTGGACTATGCTGACTTCAGAGATCCACATGGAGGGGGACAGGGGGGTTACAGTAGGCCAGAAGGGCCTCAGCAAGCAAGAGGCCAAGAGCTGTCTGCAGAGGAGCGTCAGAGGGCTGCTCAGGAGAGGCAGCGCTGGGCCGCCCAGGCCCAGGCGCAGGCCCAAGCTCAGGCCCAGGTCCAGGCACAGGCCCGCTCTAGAGAGAGGGAAGTTGCTCTCCACCAGTGGAGGATGGCATCTGAGAGGAAGTGTCAGAGTCTGGGGACAGATGAGTGGCGTCCAGCTGTCAGCTTTGCCCGCCAGCTGTCACAGAGTGAGGGTGAGCGTTGGGCACAGGAGCAGCAACGGCTACATGCCAGGACACCAGAGGGCATGGTTGTCCATCCCAGGACCAAAGCCAAATCCCAGTCCCTGCCCAGGATGCTGCAGCCTGAGAGCCTGCAATTTGTGGACATATCGTCGTCTGGTCAGGAACTGTACAGGCGTGTCAATGGCCACCCACTGTCACACTACGACCTTTACAGGGCACCCCGCTGGCCAGAAAATGGTAGGCCGGCTAGCGCTAACCAGCTCTCAATGACACCAAAGCCCCGTTTCACCCGACCTCCCAGACCTCCCTCTTACGAGATGCACCAGCAGATCAGGGGAAGCTGTGAGGTATTGTCTGGCAGAGACTCAGCCATTTCCCAGGCCAGAGACAGAACACCACTTCCTATATCAAGAACAGGTGACCCCCAACTGGACTACTTATCCCAGGACTCTGGGCCGCCAGGATACATCCCTCCACCATCATATAAAAGAGCTCCTATAATGGGAGGGGGGCGTCGGGGATATGGTGACTTTGCAGTCGACTACAG GTACAGAGGGGATGTGTACCAGCAGATACAAGTGGCTCCAGATGGATCTCACTGGTTCACCAGACATCCAGTGGGTTCCTGGCCTGATCCCCAGCGAGAGAGAAGCATGTCCAGTCAGAAGCAGCTTTACCCTGTGTATACTACCCAGGACCACCCTGGTGGAGGGGTCCAGTATATTCCCTTTGATGATCCCCGTATCCGCCACATTTCCTCAGCTCTGGGTGGCAACTCCCTGACAGATGCTGACAAGATACGCCACATCCGGAATGAGCTTCCCAGCGTCACCGTGTCGGAGCCTGCACCCGACGACAGTGCCTTTTTGCCCCCGCCATTGGGGCCTTTCATCGCTGCCAAATTGGCCGATGATGCTAACCCGAGGTCTTCTAGCGACTTCGACAATGACAATAATAGGTGGCACAGTGATTTGCACAAAGAGACTGTCGACAACTTCCCAGCACCTGACCAAAACTGCAACAACAGATATCCCAAAAACCAACGTCCTCCTCTGTCGCCCTCTTCAGCTTTCCAAGTCCCTTTATCAAGAACCTCTTCTCGTCAGGGGTCCAACGCAGACCAGGTCTTTGGGGAAACCATTACCCAAGTAAAGAAAATTGCTCCAGATTTGGgagcagagaacaacaggaacACGAAGAGAAGAGTGAGTGAAACCATCTTCTGTCTTGTGTCTGTCCCTGTTCACACACCGTCCAACATTAACAAAGACTTATCAGCTGATCAGAACAACAATGAGACAATACCAAGCTTGACTGTCACCGCCACAGACACTTTCGCTGTAGGCCTCAGAGAATGTCCAAACATTCGGAGCAAGTCTGTGAACGAGATGCCTATCAGATCCCACTATTCTCATTTTCACACCAGCAGTACTTCGTCAATGAGGAATTACAAGAGGGCTCCATTAAGGAAGGAGATAATAGATGCCTGGGCACTCCAAGCCAGTGAAGACAAAGAATTGTGCTACGCTGGGTCCTGGCCTGGAAACCAGTATCGTAATCAGGAAACTCAGACTGGCTCACCTTTGACAGTGGTAAAAAGTCCAGAACCTCAGAGCCCTCCTGGGGGGCAGGAGCCTGTTCAATCTGCCTCCATTGCAACTACAGATAGTGGTGTGGGGACAGACAGTAACTCTTTATATGGCTACCCTATGACAGGCCAGAAAAACCTTCATCCCTCCAGTAACAGCGCCTTCTCGCGTCTCAGCCTCAGCCCAACCCAACCATCATCACTGCCGCTGGCACAACAAGACCCATCCTCTCCATCCAAGAGGCATAATCAGGGAAGCCAGCAGCCATCCTCTCCTAGGAAGAACAACTGCAGTCCCCCAGAGAGTGCAGAGCAAGTGGTCTTTGGTCAGTTTCTCTTAAAGCCAGCGAACCGACGACCTTGTGATGCCATTGGTGAATTGGAGAGTATTAATAAGGAGATGGAAGACACAATCAGCAAGCGACCCAATGTGGCTCAGTGCACTGATGAACTTGACGGGGTGAATAAGAGACTAGCTTGGTTTAAATCAGGAGCACATTTCACTGCTGGTCCAGAACCAGGCAGGGAAGCAATCAGTCTTCCACCGTTGCACATAGAAAAGCCCAGCAATATAAAAGTGAGATCAAAGTCCTTGGCTTCAACTGCAGAACTAGATTCCATGGACATGAGGAGTGCTTTCTCCAGGCCACAGGCCAACAACATACCACCAACAAATGAGCTTTCCATACCTCCCAACACAGGCCCCAGAGACAGTTGTCTTCTGTCCTCAGCACCGCCACACAGTGAGTCAAATCAGCTCTATAGACAGGACATCCCAGTCCCTCAAGAGTCCTTAATGAAGGATGTGGGGCTAACTGTCTACACAGAAACTCCTGGTGCTCCTGGAGAGCCAATGCAACGCTCACTGTCAGTCCCATCTCCACTTGATCATAAGGATCTTAGTCATTTATTGCAGCTCTCCTGGGAGAACAGAATAGCACTTGCTAAAAACAGTGGTAGCCCTGAGCACAATTCAAATAACGATCCTAAAGCTGAGGTGAACGTGGAGAAAACAGCTAAATCAGACAATGTTCCACCATTCAGGGGTGAGGTGAATTTAAGTATCTGTAGGACCAGgagtgaaagcagcagctcCCCTCAGAGAGATAGCTCACCACGCATCACAAAGTTGTCCAGGGAGGTTTCTTTCATGTTTGAgaatgatgatggtgatgaaagATATGCCATCTCTGAACCTCTGACCTATAAGAATGAGTCAACAATAGCAGATAAGCACCTAGAGAACTTACTGATTCAGGAAAAGGCCAATGCTTTACCCACAGAAGACCTCAGCAATCTGTACGAagtcaaatgtgcaaaaggaaTTCCTGAAAACGAGTCCATTGAGCAGAGGGCAGCACGGATCCTGGGTATAGATGTTCCAGTCGAGGCCTTGGGTGTGACTGACAAGCAGTCTGATGACAGTCAAGACGATGAAGACACCACTGTCGCTGAGAAACAACAAAGTCCAAATGAAGAGATGCAGCAAGTGATGGGAAAGTGTGAGAATGTCAAAGATGAGTCTCTGATTGTTCAGGGAGCAGATATAGAGGAGGTCAGGGAGACAGAACTAAGCATAGACCAAGAGGAACAAGAAGACCATGACAGACAAAAGCACAGTAACGATCACAATGATGGCGAAGACAGCCAGGGTCAAGAGACTCAGACAGTACTAGACCTGCCCGAGTTCCCACCAAGTAAACTTACCCTGTCTCTGCCTGTCACTCCCGATGAAAAGCTAGCACTGAGCATCTGTAGTGGCGAGAAGAAGGGGCGAGGCGGAGCATGCAAACTAATTGAAACACTGCAAGATAAGCTAAACTCCTCTGCAGCTTCATCAGCTTCTTTGGGTAGGTCAACCACAGACAGACTGGCCCGTCTGAAAGAACTGCACTCTGTGTCTCGAATAAGACGCCTCAGCCTCAAAGGTCCTGAATCTGAAGAAGAAGCTGATTCTCAAGAGAGAGATGAAGACACAGAGGAAACTGAAAATCAGGAAGAGACAAAGGAGGAAGTTGTTGAGcaacaaagagagacagaggagaaggaggtggaggaagaagaaagtaaagaaaaacaaaacccaaatgAACATGAAAATGCACATGAATCACATGACAAGTTAGGAGATTTTGAAGAAGACTGTAAACCAAAAGAAGAGAATGAAGAGGTATGTAAGGCagagcaaagagagagagacgagaTCGAAGAGATAAATGTTGAGATTGCACTAAAAGTAGACAATGAAGGAAGTAAAGAAGCAGATGCTGAATTAAAAATGGAGGTGTCAGAAGAAGAGGTGGAGCTGAAAATTGTAGAGGATCAAAAAGACGAGCCTGTAGAGATGGTAAAAGATGATAAACACGCGGCAGAAGCTAGCAGAGCTGACAAGAGGCAAAATGCTGGGAGAGGAAAGTTGCCCAAACCAAAGCAGCGCACTAAGCTCCAGAAGCCTCCCCTGCTTCCTAAACCTCGCAGTGTTCCCAAGAGAGAAATAACGCTGCCAGTAAGCTTCAGCACTGGGACCTGTGGCCCCGCAAACATGGAGGATGAAGAAATGCCCTCTGCCTCAG ACTCCTACGATCCCAGTCGAGTGGAGAGGGTGTAA